A window of Anomalospiza imberbis isolate Cuckoo-Finch-1a 21T00152 chromosome 4, ASM3175350v1, whole genome shotgun sequence contains these coding sequences:
- the LOC137472484 gene encoding E3 ISG15--protein ligase HERC5-like isoform X2 — MRFDFPQPSSPSGFVWALSWDATEQQSSLSTLRRMDTGGSLSEVNNKVKRRILHMEDPDIPPPPSALPSPSTRAAAAPQAEESRETYQSLLAHAFSPQESVSQLRAPRYPESLPLLLPLPQPLMSFGFHFPGAAFPALPGHSRAVGGRGMAEGRRRQRDRRRGRGECAQLQRNEEVRCSNHDETHKLILSPNGKLSEHWAKASANCPKIRLVKELGNRNIVQIACGDQHAMALSRGGELFTWGQNTHGQLGVGSHTTLTPEPQLVERLKGIPLAQIAAGGAHSTTVSLSGAVYSWGKNSFGQLGLGDMKDRECPTYVGALEHWKTVFVSCGADHTAVLSKEGLVCTFGAGESGQLGHNSTRNELLPRVVAELWGARVSHISCGRQYTLVHVHSLDKFYFFGSVDEGQLEDERKPNQLIPLPINSPVNTGKSCQKKGASKKGIKITAGLHQSFVCCKEGNKNLNLNGIATLEDKEVDAWISNSKCFRSIKRNIRLIFSSEACINGSFLDKRDKHFKTSKEVSGVDMSEVKRFYRKISKNQAVYQEVQKEIRNLLPLLSSSPISPENFRVYVILPFLLQGKDEDSILSLILLAEAIMKLQPEGLQTLECLWSNLETSFFKKLVILYQRVSRKILLSFVQKIMATGPSHLFNLDPVKTEPLQILQMLYQVNSRTGFRVHESNFHVNEVGAIINICSHFNIVTVLEKLSKYPCIFDREKKISVHITECRALSKTSIMPFTWIPEAWNFCVRRECLLQDIWKNLKSASNQDFRKMLKVSFLGEMGVDESAVSQELFSIAARTLCQPSTSAFCHFTSGLVWFPAQAPSCEDEDTFLLIGTLCGMALFNQRTVPFPFPRALYKKLLDLAPTLEDLEDLLPTMGRNLRKILNEESDSLDLDFTIMEGRDSTDVVELKENGATIPVTKDNRKEYVDLYVNYKFNKSVQKPFEDFMQGFLRGCPAKNWKMFFPEELQVLLQGHTTFDWHLLEKNVIYEQYTKLDQTIRNFWTVFHKLPEEKKKMFLAFLSGSDRISGYGLECFTFWIADPQVENPDESLPHANTCHVILFLPRYSSKKILKKKLLYAIEHNEGFGRA; from the exons ATGCGGTTTGACTTCCCCCAGCCAAGCAGCCCCTCCGGGTTTGTGTGGGCTCTTAGCTGGGATGCAACTGAGCAGCAGAGTAGTCTCTCGACTCTCCGCCGGATGGACACGGGCGGGTCACTCTCCGAAGTGAATAATAAAGTCAAAAGGCGCATTCTGCACATGGAAGACCCCGACATCCCTCCACCGCCTTCTGCTTTGCCCTCTCCTTCCAcccgggcagcagcagctccgcAGGCTGAGGAGAGCCGGGAAACCTACCAGAGCTTACTAGCCCACGCCTTTTCACCGCAGGAGTCAGTTTCCCAGCTCCGGGCTCCCAGGTATCCGGAATCCCTCCCGCTGCTCCTCCCGCTGCCGCAGCCCCTGATGAGTTTCGGTTTCCATTTCCCCGGCGCTGCGTtcccggcgctgcccgggcACTCCCGAGCTGTCGGCGGGCGAGGGATGGCGGAGGGacggcggcggcagcgggacCGGAGGCGCGGCAGGGGAG AGTGTGCACAGTTGCAGAGGAATGAAGAGGTGCGCTGCTCAAACCATGATGAAACACATAAGCTCATTCTCTCCCCTAACGGGAAGCTTTCTGAACACTGGGCTAAAGCTTCAGCAAACTGCCCCAAGATAAG GCTGGTGAAAGAACTGGGAAACCGAAATATTGTTCAAATAGCATGTGGGGACCAGCATGCCATGGCACTATCCAGAG GGGGTGAGCTCTTCACCTGGGGCCAGAACACCCACGGACAGCTTGGAGTGGGGAGCCATACCACGCTTACTCCCGAACCACAGCTGGTGGAAAGACTAAAGGGCATCCCACTTGCTCAAattgctgctggaggagctcacagcaccactgtgtcactcTCTGGAGCTGTGTACTCCTGGGGAAAGAACAGTTTCGGACAGCTGGGACTCGGAGACATGAAAG ACAGGGAATGCCCAACATATGTTGGAGCTTTAGAGCACTGGAAGACTGTATTTGTCTCATGTGGGGCAGATCATACTGCAGTTCTCTCCAAG GAGGGGCTGGTGTGCACCTTTGGAGCAGGAGAGTCTGGCCAGCTGGGTCACAACTCTACCCGGAATGAACTCTTGCCTCGTGTGGTGGCTGAGCTGTGGGGAGCAAGGGTTTCACACATTTCCTGTGGCAG ACAATACACCCTGGTCCATGTTCATTCCTTGGACAAATTCTATTTCTTTGGTTCTGTTGATGAAGGACAACTGGAAGATGAGAGGAAGCCAAATCAGTTGATACCACTTCCCATCAATTCACCAGTGAACACTGGAAAATCCTGCCAGA aaaagGGTGCATCAAAAAAAGGGATTAAAATTACTGCGGGATTACACCAAAGTTTTGTCTGTTGCAAGGAGGGGAACAAG AATTTGAATTTGAATGGAATTGCCACTCTGGAGGATAAAGAAGTGGATGCATGGATTTCTAATTCTAAGTGTTTTAGGAGTATAAAAAG GAATATCAGACTGATCTTTTCATCTGAGGCTTGCATCAATGGAAGCTTCCTGGACAAAAG AGACAAACACTTCAAAACTTCCAAAGAAGTCTCAGGCGTAGACATGTCAGAAGTGAAACGTTTTTATAGGAAGATCAGTAAAAACCAAGCAGTCTACCAGGAG gtGCAAAAGGAGATTAGGAACTTACTGCCATTGTTGTCTTCCTCTCCCATCTCACCTGAAAATTTCAGAGTCTACGTGATCTtgcctttccttctgcagggGAAGGATGAAGACTCTATCCTATCTCTGATCCTTCTGGCTGAAGCCATCATGAAGCTCCAGCCAGAGGGCCTGCAAACTCTTG AATGCCTATGGTCAAATCTAGAAACATCCTTTTTCAAGAAGCTGGTCATTCTGTATCAGAGGGTTTCCCGGAAAATTCTGCTCTCATTTGTCCAAAAGATCATGGCCACGGGTCCAAGCCACCTCTTCAACCTGGACCCAGTTAAAACTGAGCCTCTGCAAATACTGCAGATGCTTTACCAG GTAAACTCCAGAACTGGTTTCAGAGTACATGAAAGCAACTTCCATGTAAATGAAGTAGGAGCGATTATCAACATATGTTCACACTTCAATATAGTA ACAGTCCTAGAGAAGCTGAGCAAGTACCCATGCATCtttgacagggaaaaaaagatcaGCGTTCATATTACAGAATGCAGGGCTCTGTCCAAGACCTCTATT ATGCCCTTTACATGGATCCCTGAGGCATGGAATTTTTGCGTCCGAAGAGAATGCCTTCTCCAAGACATatggaaaaatttaaaatctgcCTCAAACCAAGATTTCAGGAAGATGTTAAAG GTGTCTTTTTTGGGTGAGATGGGGGTGGACGAAAGTGCGGTGTCTCAGGAGCTCTTCAGCATTGCAGCCAGGaccctctgccagcccagcaccagCGCCTTCTGCCACTTCACCTCCGGCCTGGTGTGGTTCCCCGCACAG GCTCcaagctgtgaggatgaggacaCCTTCCTCTTGATTGGGACGCTGTGTGGAATGGCCCTGTTTAACCAGCGCACGGtgcccttccccttccccagggctCTCTACAAAAAGCTACTGGACCTGGCTCCCACCCTAGAGGACCTTGAGGATCTGCTGCCAACCATGGGCCG GAATCTTCGGAAAATTTTGAATGAAGAAAGTGATAGCTTGGACTTGGACTTCACG ATAATGGAAGGAAGAGATTCCACAGATGTTGTTGAACTTAAAGAAAATGGTGCCACCATTCCTGTCACTAAGGATAACAg GAAAGAATATGTTGATTTGTATGTGAATTATAAGTTCAATAAATCAGTACAGAAGCCATTTGAGGACTTTATGCAAGGGTTCTTAAGAGGCTGCCCTGCTAAAAATTGGAAGATGTTTTTccctgaagagctgcaggttcttctccagggacacacaaCATTTGACTGGCATCTGCTGGAAAAG AATGTGATATACGAACAGTATACAAAGTTAGATCAAACCATCAGGAATTTTTGGACTGTGTTTCACAAGctaccagaagaaaaaaagaaaatgtttcttg CTTTTTTGTCAGGATCTGATCGAATCTCTGGCTATGGACTGGAGTGTTTTACATTTTGGATTGCAGATCCTCAAGTAGAAAATCCAGATGAGAGTCTTCCCCATGCCAATACTTGCCATGTGATTTTGTTCCTCCCTAGATATAGCAGtaaaaaaatactcaaaaagAAGTTGCTTTATGCCATAGAGCATAATGAAGGTTTTGGTCGTGCCTAA
- the LOC137472484 gene encoding E3 ISG15--protein ligase HERC5-like isoform X1, with product MRFDFPQPSSPSGFVWALSWDATEQQSSLSTLRRMDTGGSLSEVNNKVKRRILHMEDPDIPPPPSALPSPSTRAAAAPQAEESRETYQSLLAHAFSPQESVSQLRAPRYPESLPLLLPLPQPLMSFGFHFPGAAFPALPGHSRAVGGRGMAEGRRRQRDRRRGRGECAQLQRNEEVRCSNHDETHKLILSPNGKLSEHWAKASANCPKIRLVKELGNRNIVQIACGDQHAMALSRGGELFTWGQNTHGQLGVGSHTTLTPEPQLVERLKGIPLAQIAAGGAHSTTVSLSGAVYSWGKNSFGQLGLGDMKDRECPTYVGALEHWKTVFVSCGADHTAVLSKEGLVCTFGAGESGQLGHNSTRNELLPRVVAELWGARVSHISCGRQYTLVHVHSLDKFYFFGSVDEGQLEDERKPNQLIPLPINSPVNTGKSCQKKGASKKGIKITAGLHQSFVCCKEGNKNLNLNGIATLEDKEVDAWISNSKCFRSIKRNIRLIFSSEACINGSFLDKRDKHFKTSKEVSGVDMSEVKRFYRKISKNQAVYQEVQKEIRNLLPLLSSSPISPENFRVYVILPFLLQGKDEDSILSLILLAEAIMKLQPEGLQTLECLWSNLETSFFKKLVILYQRVSRKILLSFVQKIMATGPSHLFNLDPVKTEPLQILQMLYQTVLEKLSKYPCIFDREKKISVHITECRALSKTSIMPFTWIPEAWNFCVRRECLLQDIWKNLKSASNQDFRKMLKVSFLGEMGVDESAVSQELFSIAARTLCQPSTSAFCHFTSGLVWFPAQAPSCEDEDTFLLIGTLCGMALFNQRTVPFPFPRALYKKLLDLAPTLEDLEDLLPTMGRYEPSMAQALAGSLTLTIHSEIPEAEFGAPISIYICLCEAARSHRFPRRSLSRAWMLLSEAGIAKTKCQVS from the exons ATGCGGTTTGACTTCCCCCAGCCAAGCAGCCCCTCCGGGTTTGTGTGGGCTCTTAGCTGGGATGCAACTGAGCAGCAGAGTAGTCTCTCGACTCTCCGCCGGATGGACACGGGCGGGTCACTCTCCGAAGTGAATAATAAAGTCAAAAGGCGCATTCTGCACATGGAAGACCCCGACATCCCTCCACCGCCTTCTGCTTTGCCCTCTCCTTCCAcccgggcagcagcagctccgcAGGCTGAGGAGAGCCGGGAAACCTACCAGAGCTTACTAGCCCACGCCTTTTCACCGCAGGAGTCAGTTTCCCAGCTCCGGGCTCCCAGGTATCCGGAATCCCTCCCGCTGCTCCTCCCGCTGCCGCAGCCCCTGATGAGTTTCGGTTTCCATTTCCCCGGCGCTGCGTtcccggcgctgcccgggcACTCCCGAGCTGTCGGCGGGCGAGGGATGGCGGAGGGacggcggcggcagcgggacCGGAGGCGCGGCAGGGGAG AGTGTGCACAGTTGCAGAGGAATGAAGAGGTGCGCTGCTCAAACCATGATGAAACACATAAGCTCATTCTCTCCCCTAACGGGAAGCTTTCTGAACACTGGGCTAAAGCTTCAGCAAACTGCCCCAAGATAAG GCTGGTGAAAGAACTGGGAAACCGAAATATTGTTCAAATAGCATGTGGGGACCAGCATGCCATGGCACTATCCAGAG GGGGTGAGCTCTTCACCTGGGGCCAGAACACCCACGGACAGCTTGGAGTGGGGAGCCATACCACGCTTACTCCCGAACCACAGCTGGTGGAAAGACTAAAGGGCATCCCACTTGCTCAAattgctgctggaggagctcacagcaccactgtgtcactcTCTGGAGCTGTGTACTCCTGGGGAAAGAACAGTTTCGGACAGCTGGGACTCGGAGACATGAAAG ACAGGGAATGCCCAACATATGTTGGAGCTTTAGAGCACTGGAAGACTGTATTTGTCTCATGTGGGGCAGATCATACTGCAGTTCTCTCCAAG GAGGGGCTGGTGTGCACCTTTGGAGCAGGAGAGTCTGGCCAGCTGGGTCACAACTCTACCCGGAATGAACTCTTGCCTCGTGTGGTGGCTGAGCTGTGGGGAGCAAGGGTTTCACACATTTCCTGTGGCAG ACAATACACCCTGGTCCATGTTCATTCCTTGGACAAATTCTATTTCTTTGGTTCTGTTGATGAAGGACAACTGGAAGATGAGAGGAAGCCAAATCAGTTGATACCACTTCCCATCAATTCACCAGTGAACACTGGAAAATCCTGCCAGA aaaagGGTGCATCAAAAAAAGGGATTAAAATTACTGCGGGATTACACCAAAGTTTTGTCTGTTGCAAGGAGGGGAACAAG AATTTGAATTTGAATGGAATTGCCACTCTGGAGGATAAAGAAGTGGATGCATGGATTTCTAATTCTAAGTGTTTTAGGAGTATAAAAAG GAATATCAGACTGATCTTTTCATCTGAGGCTTGCATCAATGGAAGCTTCCTGGACAAAAG AGACAAACACTTCAAAACTTCCAAAGAAGTCTCAGGCGTAGACATGTCAGAAGTGAAACGTTTTTATAGGAAGATCAGTAAAAACCAAGCAGTCTACCAGGAG gtGCAAAAGGAGATTAGGAACTTACTGCCATTGTTGTCTTCCTCTCCCATCTCACCTGAAAATTTCAGAGTCTACGTGATCTtgcctttccttctgcagggGAAGGATGAAGACTCTATCCTATCTCTGATCCTTCTGGCTGAAGCCATCATGAAGCTCCAGCCAGAGGGCCTGCAAACTCTTG AATGCCTATGGTCAAATCTAGAAACATCCTTTTTCAAGAAGCTGGTCATTCTGTATCAGAGGGTTTCCCGGAAAATTCTGCTCTCATTTGTCCAAAAGATCATGGCCACGGGTCCAAGCCACCTCTTCAACCTGGACCCAGTTAAAACTGAGCCTCTGCAAATACTGCAGATGCTTTACCAG ACAGTCCTAGAGAAGCTGAGCAAGTACCCATGCATCtttgacagggaaaaaaagatcaGCGTTCATATTACAGAATGCAGGGCTCTGTCCAAGACCTCTATT ATGCCCTTTACATGGATCCCTGAGGCATGGAATTTTTGCGTCCGAAGAGAATGCCTTCTCCAAGACATatggaaaaatttaaaatctgcCTCAAACCAAGATTTCAGGAAGATGTTAAAG GTGTCTTTTTTGGGTGAGATGGGGGTGGACGAAAGTGCGGTGTCTCAGGAGCTCTTCAGCATTGCAGCCAGGaccctctgccagcccagcaccagCGCCTTCTGCCACTTCACCTCCGGCCTGGTGTGGTTCCCCGCACAG GCTCcaagctgtgaggatgaggacaCCTTCCTCTTGATTGGGACGCTGTGTGGAATGGCCCTGTTTAACCAGCGCACGGtgcccttccccttccccagggctCTCTACAAAAAGCTACTGGACCTGGCTCCCACCCTAGAGGACCTTGAGGATCTGCTGCCAACCATGGGCCGGTATGAGCCAAGCATGGCTCAAGCTTTGGCTGGGTCCCTTACCTTGACCATACACTCGGAGATCCCAGAGGCTGAATTTGGGGCACCCATCAGCATCTACATTTGCCTTTGTGAAGCTGCCAGAAGCCATAGATTTCCAAGGAGGTCCTTGTCCAGGGCATGGATGTTGCTCTCAGAGGCTGGCATTGCCAAAACAAAATGCCAGGTCTCATGA
- the PYURF gene encoding protein preY, mitochondrial produces the protein MLRGPALPLLLRRAARGGPAHGRHCHRQQEREQSSGSGSGSGSGSGSGSGSGSGSGSSSSSDSGSGSARPQPLEPSLLRFLVCPLSKRPLRYEEATNELINEELGIAYPIIDGIPNMVPEAARRTHRKPPAEGSEQP, from the exons ATGCTGCGCGGCCCGGccctgccgctgctgctgcggcGGGCGGCCCGCGGCGGCCCCGCGCACGGCCGGCACTGCCACCGGCAGCAGGAGCGGGAGCAAAgctcgggctcgggctcgggctcgggctcgggctcgggctcgggctcgggctcgggctcgggctcAGGATCCAGCTCCAGCTCCGACTCGGGTTCCGGCTCAGCGCGGCCGCAGCCCCTGGAGCCATCATTGCTGCGCTTCCTGGTGTGCCCGCTCTCCAAGCGGCCGCTGAG GTACGAAGAAGCTACGAACGAGCTCATTAACGAGGAGCTGGGTATCGCGTACCCCATCATCGACGGCATCCCGAACATGGTTCCGGAGGCTGCCAGGAGGACGCACAGGAAGCCGCCGGCCGAGGGCTCGGAGCAGCCGTGA
- the PIGY gene encoding phosphatidylinositol N-acetylglucosaminyltransferase subunit Y, with amino-acid sequence MAGAGLLPSLPTLTVLVPLLSLAGLFYSASVDENFPQGCTSTTSLCFYSLLLPVTVPVYVFFHLWTWMGIKLFRHN; translated from the coding sequence ATGGCCggagcagggctgctgccctccctgcccacGCTGACTGTGCTCgttcccctcctgtccctggcaggcctgtTCTACTCGGCCAGCGTAGACGAAAACTTCCCCCAGGGCTGCACCAGCACAACCAGCCTGTGTTTCTACAGCCTCCTCCTTCCTGTTACAGTACCAGTTTATGTGTTCTTTCACCTGTGGACCTGGATGGGGATTAAGCTTTTTAGGCACAACTAG
- the IGFBP7 gene encoding insulin-like growth factor-binding protein 7 isoform X2: MPPSAMPLLLLPLLLAALAVPAPGTAVAAGGCGPCDPARCPALPARGCPLGRVRDACGCCWQCGRGEGEACGGGGAAGGRCAPGLECVKSRQRRKAKGGPVPPAAGPPGVCLCKSRYPVCGSDGLTYGSGCQLRAASLRAQSRGEPAISQRSKGACEQGPSIVTPPKDIWNVTGAQIYLSCEVIGIPTPVLIWNKIIRGQYGVQRMELLPGDRENLAIQTRGGPEKHEVTGWVLISPLSKEDAGEYECHASNAKGEATASAKIHVVETLHEIALTKG, encoded by the exons ATGCCGCCCTCCGCGATGCCGCTGCTGCTTCTGCCGCTGCTGCTGGCGGCGCTGGCGGTGCCCGCCCCGGGCAcggcggtggcggcgggggGCTGCGGGCCCTGCGATCCGGCGCGGTGCCCGGCGCTGCCGGCGCGGGGCTGCCCGCTGGGCCGGGTGCGGGACGCCtgcggctgctgctggcagtgcgGGCGCGGCGAGGGCGAGGcgtgcggcggcggcggcgctgcggggGGACGCTGCGCCCCCGGCCTCGAGTGCGTGAAGAGCCGCCAGCGCCGCAAGGCGAAGGGCGGCCCGGTtccccccgccgccggcccgccCGGCGTGTGCCTATGCAAGAGCCGCTACCCGGTGTGCGGCAGCGACGGGCTCACGTACGGCAGCGGCTGCCAGCTCCGCGCCGCCAGCCTGCGCGCACAGAGCCGCGGCGAGCCCGCCATCAGCCAGCGCAGCAAGGGAGCCTGCGAGCAAG GACCCTCCATTGTGACTCCTCCTAAGGACATATGGAATGTGACAGGAGCACAAATCTACCTGAGCTGTGAAGTCATTGGCATCCCAACCCCTGTCCTCATCTGGAACAAG ATAATTCGAGGACAGTATGGTGTCCAGAGGATGGAGCTTCTGCCTGGGGACCGGGAGAACTTGGCTATCCAGACCCGTGGGGGCCCTGAGAAACACGAAGTGACTGGTTGGGTGCTG ATATCTCCTTTGAGCAAAGAGGATGCTGGGGAATATGAGTGCCATGCATCAAATGCCAAAGGAGAGGCAACAGCTTCTGCGAAAATCCACGTTGTGGAAACTCTGCATGAAATAGCCCTGACCAAAGGTTG A
- the IGFBP7 gene encoding insulin-like growth factor-binding protein 7 isoform X1: MPPSAMPLLLLPLLLAALAVPAPGTAVAAGGCGPCDPARCPALPARGCPLGRVRDACGCCWQCGRGEGEACGGGGAAGGRCAPGLECVKSRQRRKAKGGPVPPAAGPPGVCLCKSRYPVCGSDGLTYGSGCQLRAASLRAQSRGEPAISQRSKGACEQGPSIVTPPKDIWNVTGAQIYLSCEVIGIPTPVLIWNKIIRGQYGVQRMELLPGDRENLAIQTRGGPEKHEVTGWVLISPLSKEDAGEYECHASNAKGEATASAKIHVVETLHEIALTKDDGAEL; encoded by the exons ATGCCGCCCTCCGCGATGCCGCTGCTGCTTCTGCCGCTGCTGCTGGCGGCGCTGGCGGTGCCCGCCCCGGGCAcggcggtggcggcgggggGCTGCGGGCCCTGCGATCCGGCGCGGTGCCCGGCGCTGCCGGCGCGGGGCTGCCCGCTGGGCCGGGTGCGGGACGCCtgcggctgctgctggcagtgcgGGCGCGGCGAGGGCGAGGcgtgcggcggcggcggcgctgcggggGGACGCTGCGCCCCCGGCCTCGAGTGCGTGAAGAGCCGCCAGCGCCGCAAGGCGAAGGGCGGCCCGGTtccccccgccgccggcccgccCGGCGTGTGCCTATGCAAGAGCCGCTACCCGGTGTGCGGCAGCGACGGGCTCACGTACGGCAGCGGCTGCCAGCTCCGCGCCGCCAGCCTGCGCGCACAGAGCCGCGGCGAGCCCGCCATCAGCCAGCGCAGCAAGGGAGCCTGCGAGCAAG GACCCTCCATTGTGACTCCTCCTAAGGACATATGGAATGTGACAGGAGCACAAATCTACCTGAGCTGTGAAGTCATTGGCATCCCAACCCCTGTCCTCATCTGGAACAAG ATAATTCGAGGACAGTATGGTGTCCAGAGGATGGAGCTTCTGCCTGGGGACCGGGAGAACTTGGCTATCCAGACCCGTGGGGGCCCTGAGAAACACGAAGTGACTGGTTGGGTGCTG ATATCTCCTTTGAGCAAAGAGGATGCTGGGGAATATGAGTGCCATGCATCAAATGCCAAAGGAGAGGCAACAGCTTCTGCGAAAATCCACGTTGTGGAAACTCTGCATGAAATAGCCCTGACCAAAG ATGATggtgcagagctgtga